A stretch of DNA from Maridesulfovibrio sp.:
GAGGCGTTACGCCAGTGTCGGAGACATTATTGTGGTTTCCGTTAAGGAAGCGATGCCCCATTCCAAAGTGAAGAAGGGCGCTGTGATGAAAGCAGTCGTTGTTCGTACCAAGAAAGAAATTGGTCGTCCCGACGGTTCCTACATCAAGTTCGACAATAACTCTGCCGTTCTTCTGAACAACTCCATGGAACCCCTGGGGACCCGTATTTTCGGGCCCGTAGCCAGAGAACTCAGAGCCGCAGGCTTCATGAAGATCGTTTCCCTGGCACCAGAGGTTCTGTAATCCTTATCACAAGAAGGTAAACGGCATGAACAAGATACATGTTGATGACAAAGTTATGGTCATCGCCGGCAAGGATAAGGGGAAGATCGGTAAGGTCCTCAAGATCAGCCGCAAGAAGGACACTGTCCTTATTGAGCAGGTAAACATGGTTTCAAGGCACACCAAGCCTAATCCCTATGCTAACCAGCCCGGCGGCATCGTTGAGAAAGAAGCCCCTGTTCACATTTCCAACGTACAGGTCGTGTGCCCCTCGTGCACCAAGGCCACCAGAGTTGGAGTTCGTGAGACCGAAGACGGAAAGAATGTCCGTTTTTGTAAAAAATGTAACGAAATCATCGACTAGGGTTTTGCGATGACACGTCTCGAAAAAATATACACGGACAAGGTCGCCCCGGCTCTCAACAAGGAGTTCGGGTACAAGAGTTCGATGGAGATTCCCGGTATCAAGGCAATCTCTCTCAATATCGGACTCGGTGAAGCAAGCCAGAACTCAAAGCTCATTGATGGCGCTGTTGATGAACTGACCGCACTTTCCGGTCAGAAAGCAGTTGTCACCAGAGCGAAAAAGTCAATTGCAGCTTTTAAACTGCGCGAAGGAATGCCCGTTGGTTCCCGTGTGACTCTCCGTAGAGAGCTCATGTGGGACTTCCTGGACAAGCTTATCAGCTTTGCACTTCCCCGCGTCCGCGACTTTCGCGGAATTCCTGACAAGGGCTTCGATGGCCGCGGCAACTTCACCCTCGGAATCAAGGAACTGACTATCTTTCCTGAGATTCAGCTCGACAGAGTCGAGGTAACCAAAGGGATGAACGTGACTATCGTCACCTCCGCTAAAACAGACAAAGAAGGCAAGATGCTCCTCGAGCTTCTTGGTATGCCCTTCAAGAAATAGGAGGAATCGTTTTGGCCAGGACAGCTTTAAAAGTTAAGGCAAAACGTAAGCCGAAGTTCAAGGTACGCGAATACAACAGATGTCCCATCTGCGGACGTCCTCGCGCATTCCTGCGCAAATACGGCATCTGCCGTATCTGCTTCAGGGAAAAGGCCCTTGCGGGTGAACTTCCCGGCGTGCGTAAAGCCAGCTGGTAATATAAGGAGTTTAAAATGCCTGTTGTCGATCCTATCGCCGATATGCTGACCCGCATTCGTAATGCTCACGGTGCTTATCACAAGTCCGTCTGCATTCCCGGGTCCAATATCAAAACAGCTATCGCCGGGATTCTTAAGGAAGAAGGCTACATCTCCGACTTCGAAACCGAAGGTCGCGATATCAGCCTCACCCTTAAGTATGTTGATGGAAAAGCCCTTATCAGCGGCATGAAGAAAATCAGCAAGCCCGGACGTCGCGTTTTCGTAGGCGTTGAAGATATTCCCTCCGTTCTCAACGGACTTGGGATTTGTATACTTTCCACATCCAAGGGTGTAGTTGACGGCGCTAAAGCCAAAGAGCTTAACGTCGGCGGCGAACTCTTGTGCGAAATCTGGTAGTGAGGGTTTAAAATGTCCAGAATTGGAAAAAAACCTATTGAAATACCTGCCGGAGTGGAAGTTACCGTTGGTGCCGAAGTGGTTTCCGTTAAGGGCCCCAAAGGTACCATCACCACCCCGGTACACCCCATGGTCAGCTTCAATGTAGCTGACAATGCGGTCGAGGTGAAGAGGTCTGGCGATACCCGTCAGGAACGTGCTCAGCACGGACTGCACCGCTCCCTGCTTTCCAACTGCATTGAAGGAGTCACCAAAGGCTTCTCCAAGACTTTGGAAGTGGTCGGTGTCGGTTATAAAGTTGGCGTACAGGGTAAAAACGTCGTTCTCAACGTCGGTTTCTCCCACCCTGTCAACTTTGAATTGCCTGCTGGGATTGAAGCCACTGCCGAGGGCAACACCAAACTGACCATCAGCGGTATTGACAAGCAGATGGTCGGTGAAGTCGCCGCTCAGCTTCGTCGTGTACGTCCGCCCGAACCTTACAAAGGCAAGGGTGTCAAGTACATTGATGAACAGATCAGACGTAAAGCCGGTAAGTCCGGTAAAAAGTAGGGTATAGCCATGAAAATGACTAAAGAACAGGCAAGACGCCGCAAAAAGATCCGTATCCGCAAAAAAATCAGCGGAACCGCGAATCGCCCGCGTCTTGTAGTTTTCCGTTCAAATAAGTACATCTACGCTCAGCTCGTGGATGATCTCATTGGCAAAACCGTGACCGCTTCTTCTTCAAAGGCTCTCGCCAAAGACGGCGAAGCAGTGAAGCTTACCTGCGAAACTGCTGCTGCCGTAGGCAAGGACATCGCAGCCAAGGCTAAGGAACTCAATATAGAGCAGGTCGTATTCGACCGTAGCGGTTATATATATCACGGCAGGGTTAAGGCCCTTGCAGACGGCGCTCGTGAGGGTGGCCTGAAATTCTAAACTTATGGGAATATCCATGGAACAGAATGATCTGGGTCTGATTGAAAAAATCGTTTATCTCAACCGAGTCGCTAAAGTTGTGAAGGGTGGTAGAAGGTTTTCCTTCAGTGCCCTGGTTGTGGTAGGTGACGGTAAAGGTCAGGTCGGTTTCGGACTTGGTAAGGCTAACGAAGTTCCTGAAGCTATCAGGAAAGCTTCCGAAAAAGCCCGCAAGGAAATGATTGCCGTTCCTCTTCTGGACGGAACACTTCCTTACGAAGTCCTCGGCCGCTACGGTGCAGGACGCGTTATGCTCAAGCCCGCATCTAAAGGTACCGGTATTATTGCCGGCGGTCCTGTGCGTGCGGTACTTGAAGTCGTGGGCGTACACGATATCCTTACCAAGGCTATCGGCACCAACAACCCGCATAATGTCCTTCGCGCGACTATCGCCGGACTTGCTTCCCTTCGCAGTGCTGACGAAGTTTCTCAGCTCCGCGGGAAGACAGTTGTGACTCCCAGAAAGTAGGAGGACTGAAAATGCTTAAGGTTAAACTCGTACGCAGCAAGATCGGCTGCACTCCCAAACAGCGTGCCACTCTGAAGGCTATGGGACTGCGGAAGATCCGGCAGGAAAAGAGCTTCGATGACACTTCCTCCACCAGAGGGATGATCAGCAAAGTTGAGCACCTTGTGGAGGTAACCAAATCATGAGGCTGCACGAAATATATCCGTTCGAAGAAGAACGTAAAAATCGCAAGCGCGTAGGTCGCGGCGGTGGCTCCGGCTGGGGTGGAACCTCCGGCAAGGGTCATAAAGGACAGAACGCCCGCTCCGGCGGTGGTGTTCCGGCCTGGTTTGAAGGCGGTCAGATGCCTTTGGCCCGTCGTCTGCCCAAGCGCGGTTTCAAGAACCCCTTCCGTGAAGAGTATGCATCTCTTAACGTAGGTCAGATTCTTGGAGCTTTCGAAGGCAAAACCGAAATCACCCTTGATGACATTTACGAAAGAGGTCTTTGCAAAAAAGGCGCTCTGGTAAAAGTTCTCGGTATGGGTGAAGTAAGTGGCGCGGTAACCATAGAGGCTCATCGCTTCAGCGCGTCCGCAGCTGAAAAGATCACAAAGGCCGGTGGTACGGCTAAAGCCCTGGAAGGATAAAACGTGGCATTGTCTGGCGTTGATAATCTTTCCCGCATGCCGGAACTGAAGAAAAAGATCTTCTGGACTTTTCTTCTTCTGGCTGTCTACCGGGTCGGGATTCATATCCCGGTCCCGGGCGTAGACAGTTCAGCATTGGCCGATTTTTTTGAGAGTGTTTCCAACACTCTCTTCGGCCTTTTTGACATGTTTTCCGGTGGCGGGTTGCGTAACTTGTCCATATTCGCGTTAGGGATCATGCCCTATATCTCCGCGTCTATCATCATCCAACTTCTTAATGTAGTTAGTCCTGAACTCAAGCGGCTTAGTCAGGAAGGGGCTCAAGGACGCAAGAAGATCACCCAGTACACCAGGTACGGCACCGTACTGATTACAATCGTTCAAGGCTTCGGTATCGCTATCGGCCTTGAAAGCATGACCAGTCCGACAGGTGCTCCTATTGTGCTGCATGCAGGATGGTCTTTCAGACTGATAACCATCCTGACCCTCACTGCAGGGACCGTCTTCCTGATGTGGCTCGGTGAACAGATGACCGAGAAAGGTATCGGAAACGGAATTTCCATGATTATTTTTGCCGGTATTGTTGCCGGGTTGCCCCGTGCGATCTTCAATACCGTCAGACTTATGCAGGCAGGGGAAATAACCCTTTTCCTGCTTTTGTTTGTAATGGTTTTCATGATAGCCATTCTGGCATTTATCGTATTCATGGAACGCGGACAGCGAAGGGTTCCAATTCATTATGCCAAGCGAATGATGGGACGCAAGATGATGGGTGGACAGACCACTCATCTTCCTTTGAGAATCAACACCGCAGGTGTTATTCCCCCCATTTTTGCTTCAAGTATTCTGATGTTCCCCGCAACTCTGGCGAACTTCTTCCCCAAGAATGAAGTTCTTTCCCAGGTTTCCGCATACTTCAGACCTGATGCCATAATTTATAATGTTATTTACATCTCCCTGATCATATTTTTCTGTTACTTCTACACCGCGATCATTTTTGATCCCAAAGGAATTGCAGAGAATATTCAGAAGCAGGGAGGTTTTATCCCCGGAATCCGTCCCGGCGCCAAGACTCGCGAGTACATAGACCGCGTTCTTGCCAGGATTACTCTCTGGGGTTCTCTGTACGTGGCTGCTATCTGCGTACTGCCCATGATCATGATCTCCCAGTTGAATGTCCCGTTCTACTTCGGTGGAACCGCACTGCTGATTGTTGTAGGTGTTGCAATGGACTTTATGGGTAAGATTGAATCCTACATGATTTCGCGTCAATATGAAGGACTCATGGGTAAGGGCAGCAAACTCAAGGGCAGGTAGTTGCTTTGAAAAAGTACAGAGGTATCTACCTCAAAAATGACAAGGAGATTGGCCTCATGCGTGAGGCCAATCGTCTTGTTTCCAAGATACTGGATATGCTCGGTGAAGCCATTCGTCCGGGTATAACTACGATGGATCTGGAAAAGATCGCCTGCAAAGCCTGCGATGACTTTGATGTCAAGCCGGCTTTTAAAGGTTATCACGGCTTCCCGTTTGCACTGTGCTGTTCCGTGAACGAGGAGATTGTGCACGGATTTCCTTCCGACAAACGGATTTTGAATGTCGGCGATATCGTAAGTATCGATATGGGCGTCATCTTTCAGGGTTTCTACGGCGATTCAGCCCGTACTTATCCTGTTGGGGATGTTTCCGATGAAATTTCTCGTCTCCTGGATGTCACCCGCGAGTCCCTGATGCTCGGCATCAAGCAGGCAATCCCCGGAAACAACCTTTATGATATTTCAAAAGCGGTTCAGGATTACGCAGAAGCCGAAGGGTTCGGTGTGGTAAGAAGGTTTGTGGGGCACGGCATCGGCCGGAACCTGCACGAAAAACCGGAAGTACCCAATTTTGTCCCTTCAGGACTTCCCGGAGTCCAGCTCAAGAGCGGAATGGTTTTGGCCATAGAACCGATGGTCACTCAAGGCAGCTATGATATCGAGATTCTCGAAGATCGCTGGACTGCCGTTACCAAGGACAGGAAGCTGTCCGCGCATTTTGAGCACACAGTTGCCGTAACCGTTGACGGACCGGTAATTTTAAGTCTGTCCTGACTTTTTTTAAAAGAGTAGGTTGCAGGGCTTGATTTTTCTAGAATCGTTCTGTAATGTTCACGTCTTGAATTTCGCGGCAACGAAAGACTGGCATGGATTTAACTGCCTATTAGCCGGGCAGTTGAACACATTGAATGGCCCCCGACCGGCTAGCTCCCGGTTGATAATCTGTAAAACTGCATTATTTGGAGACGGTCATGAAAGTAAGACCATCTGTTAAGAAGATTTGTCCCAAATGCAAAGTAATCAGACGCAAGGGCGTGCTGAGGGTTATTTGTGAAAACCCCAGACACAAACAGCGTCAAGGATAGAGAGGTATAACTGTGGCTCGTATCGCTGGAGTAGACCTTCCGAGAAACAAGCGTTTGGATATTGCATTGACTTACATCTACGGTGTAGGTCGGACTACCGCTCTCAAGATCCTTGATACCGTGGGTATCGACTGGACCATCTCTACCGATGATCTCAGTGGCGAACAGGTTAATACCATCCGTAAGGAACTTGAAGATAATTACAAAGTTGAGGGTGACCTCCGCCGTGATCAGATCGCTGACATCAAGCGTCTCATGGATATCGGTTGTTACCGCGGACTTCGCCATCGTCGTGGACTGCCTGTTCGTGGTCAGAGTTCCAAGACCAACGCAAGAACTCGCAAGGGTCCCCGTCGCTCTGTAATGAGCAGGAAGAAGAAATAATTCAATCCGCAGTTTTCAGACCATGCTAGGGTCTTTGCTGCTGATATAAATTCATCCATCTGGAGAGAATGGTATGGCTAGACCTCGCCGTTCCGGCAAGAAAAAAGAGAAAAAGAATGTACCGGTGGGCATCGCCCACGTTAAGGCAACATTCAACAATACCATCATTACCTTTACTGATCTGAAAGGTAACGTCATCAGCTGGGCAACTTCCGGCGCTTCCGGTTTCAAGGGTTCCAGAAAGTCGACCCCTTTTGCTGCACAGGTAGCTGCTGAAACCGCTGCTAGAAAAGCTCAGGACCAGGGTATGCGTACCGTTGGTATTTTCGTCAAAGGCCCCGGCTCCGGTCGCGAAGCAGCAATGCGCGCAATCGGTAACGTCGGTATGAAGGTCAGCTTCATTCGCGATATCACACCCATCCCGCACAACGGCTGTCGTCCGCCGAAACGCCGCAGGGTCTAATTACGAAGGAGTAGAACCTTGGCCAGATATACTAAAGCAAAATGCAGACTGTGCCGCCGTGAAGGTGAAAAGCTTTTCATCAAAGGCGACCGCTGCTTTACCGATAAGTGCTCTTATGAACGTCGTCCTTATGCTCCCGGTATTGCCGGTCGCATGAGAAAGAAAATGAGTGACTACGCCGTTCAGCTTCGTGAGAAGCAGAAAGTTCGTCGTATGTACGGTATCCTTGAAGGACAGTTCCGCAGCTATTTTCATCGCGCGGACTCCATGAAAGGTGTTACCGGCGCCAACCTGCTCATGCTTCTTGAAACCCGCCTTGATAACACCGTTTATCGTCTCGGTTTCGCCAACTCTCGCGATCAGGCTCGCCAGCTCGTGAGACACGGTATCTTCAAACTGAACGGCAGACGTGTTAACATTCCTTCCATGCAGGTAAAACCCGGTGATGTTGTGGAGGTTCGTGAAGAAGCCCGCAAGATTCCCGTTATCATGGAAGCTCAGGAAGTTATCGCACGCCGTGGCTGCCCCGAATGGCTTGCCTCCGACGGTGCAAACTTCAAAGGTGAAGTTAAAGCGATGCCGACAAGGGAAGATATCCAGTTCCCTATCAACGAACAGCTGATTGTCGAGCTGTACTCCAAATAAGAAGGATTAGTGCATGCTTATTCAAGACGGTGACAAACTCATCAACACCCGCAACTGGGCCGAGCTGGTTAAGCCGGAACAGCTTGTGCGTGACCCCAAGTCAAACGAGCTTTACGGTAAGTTCATTTGTGAACCCCTGGAGCGCGGATTTGGCACAACCATCGGTAACTCTCTGAGAAGAGTACTGCTCTCCTGCATGCAGGGTGCAGCCGCGGTTGCTGTGAAGATTGAAGGCGTACAGCACGAATTCACCACCATCGAAGGTGTAATGGAGGACGTGACTGAGATCGTTCTGAACATCAAACAGATCAGATTCGCAATGACTACCGATGAACCTCAGTTTCTTACCCTTAAGGTAAACAAACAGGGGGCCGTCACCGCAGCTGATATTCAGGAAAACCAGAACGTCAAAGTCCTCAATCCTGAGCAGATTATCGCGACTCTTTCCGAGCAGATGGACATGGAAATGACTTTCGAGATCCGCATGGGCAAGGGTTATGTTCCTGCCGATATGCATGAGGGTCTTGTCAATGAAATCGGTCACATCATTCTCGATTCGAGCTTTTCTCCGATCCGCAAGGTAGCGTACAACGTGGAACAGGCTCGTGTCGGTCAGATGACCAACTATGACAAGCTCGTTCTTGAAGTTTACACTGACGGTTCCGTAACTCCCGAGGATGCTATCGCTTACAGCGCCAAAATCCTCAAGGAGCAGCTTTCCGTATTCATCAACTTTGATGAAATGGGATCTGAACAGGAAGAGTCCAAGGAAAGCAACCTCGACCTGAACCCCAATCTGTTCAAATCTATTGACGAACTCGAACTGTCCGTTCGTGCAACCAACTGTCTCAAGGCTGCCAATATCCGTATTGTCGGCGAACTTGTGCAGCGCACCGAGCAGACGATGCTCAAGACCAAGAATTTCGGCCGTAAATCTCTGGACGAAATCCGCAGGGTCCTTGACAGCATGGAACTCAAGTTCGGCATGGTCCTCGAGGATTTCGATAAAAAGCATCAGGAATGGCTGAAGAGGAAAGAGAAAAATGAGGCATAAAAAGTCCGGAAGAAAGTTCAACAGGAGCAATTCCCACAGGAAGGCCATGCTGAGAAACATGGTCCGTTCACTGCTGACCTATGAACATATCCGTACCACCGAGCCCAAGGCAAAGGAACTGAGAAGCTCCGTTGAAAAGCTGATCACCCTTGCTCTTCGCAATGACCTGCATTCTCGCCGTCTTGCATACAAGACTCTTGAGAACCACGGTCTTGTAAAAAGGCTTTTCGATGAAATCGGTCCCCGCTACAACGGCGGAGGCGGTGGTTACACCCGTATCATCAAGCTTGCCGATCCCCGTAAAGGTGACTGCGCTCCCATGTGCATCATCGAACTCACCAAGAGAGCAACTGCCGAAGCCGCTGTTGAAGCGCCGGTAGCAGAAGCTCCTGCTGAGGAAGCGGAAGCATAGGCAGATTTAATGCTGTTTATAGGGGCGGACCAGTTCCGCCCCTTTTTTTAATATTAACCTATAGAAAATTTCGATAAGAGTTATTAGATGGACTTACGTAGACTGGAAGCGTTCTGCAAGGTTTATGAACTGAAGAGTTTTTCAAAGGCAGGAAAGGAACTTTTTCTTTCTCAGCCGACAATCAGTGCTCATATCTCAACCCTTGAGGAAGAACTTGGCGTGCAACTGTTTGATCGTCTAGGTCGTTCTATTATGGCTACCCAGGCCGGAGAAGTTCTTTACCGCAACGCCAAGGATATTTATGGGTTGATTGACAAGGCCCAGTCTGAAATCAATATTCTTCGCGACAAGGTTGTTGGAGATCTTGAAATCGGTGGAAGCACAATTCCCTCTCACTACCTGCTGCCGGAAATTCTTTATAATTACTGCAAGAAATATCCTGATGTAAGTGTCCATCTTTCGGTTGGGGATACTAACGAAATCATACAGAAGATTCGGTCCGGAGAGCTTATTCTCGGCGTTGTAGGCGCCAAGCTGGATATACCCAACCTTGAGTTTTTCCCCATACTGCGTGATGAGCTTGTTATTGTTGCTCCTCCGGTACTGGTCAGCAATTATGACGGGATTGACGATATTCAATTGCTTGCGGAACTTCCCTGGGTAATGCGTGAAGGCGGTTCAGGTACCCGCAAGGCCCTTGAAACAGGTTTGTCCGAGCTCGGAACCAGTGTGCGCGATCTTAATGTCACTGTATGGGTGGAATCTACCCAGGCTGTGGTTCAGTGCGTACGGGCCGGTCTTGGAGTCAGCGTTACTTCAAAACTTGCAGCCCAATCCCTGATTGATTCAGGTGAGCTTGTTCACATTAAGGGACTGCCGCTTAATCTTGAGCGCAGTTTTTACCTAGCGCATCTTGAAGGGCGCGAATTTTTCCCTGCCGTCCGCTATTTTATTGACCACGTTAAACGTTCATCGTTTAAAATTTAGCAACTCAAATCCGGGTAGTTTTGCGGTCCCATCAATAAGGCAAGCTTCTTGTTGATAAACGCAGCAAGCTCTGGAAGCAGGTAGATTTGATCTTCAAAACAAAAGGCTGCAATACCGTGTATGGTATTGCAGCCTTTTGTTTTATTAACTGTAGTTGCTCTAAATCCTGATGAATTCAAGTTCGGGAATTTGTGAGATCTGTTTAGTCTTGAGCAGATATTTGGCAAAGACTTTCATCCCTTCAATTTCCTTTTCTCCCAGATCGTAAACAAGTCCTTCATAGTATGAGGCAGTTTCTTCCGGTGTGAGGATACTGTTTTCCGCCGTAAGTTCGGACATGCGGGCAATGTTTTTCTGCCCCCATTCCTTGCCCCTGATCAGCGCCCTGATCGCTTCTTTCACATCTTCTCTATGGGCGACATCGCGCCTTACAAGCCAGATACCGAAAATGAAAGGCAGGCCCGTCCACCTTATCCATTCTTCGCCGAGATCGAATATGTATGGATAATCTTCGTGCTTACGAAGATTCAGTGCTTCATCGCCGATGCACAGGATTGCTTCGGGGCGTTCACCCTGTTCCAATTTGCTGGAGGCGTTTCCTGTTTCATAGGTCGGATTGAGCGGAATGTATTCGGTTAAGAGAATTTTCAGCAGAGCGGCGGAAGTATGGGTCTGGGCACTGACCAGAATATTGCAGCCCTTGAGTTGTTCCAGCGGTTTGCGGCTGATCATGATTACAGATTGGACCGGGCCCCGGCTGCCTATGGCCAGGTCCGGAAGCAGAAGATACTGTTCCGAGTGGCGCAGATACTCGATGCACGAGTTTGATGACACATGCATCAGTCCCTCGGACATCATGATGTTCAAATGTGCAGGAGGTCCGTAGACGAAATCGAAGTCGTTTTCAATTATCCCCGATTCAAGCGGATAATAAATAGGCAGTACATTGAGATATGAGATTCTGCCGACCTTGACCCTATTCATTTTCAGCCTCGGCAAGAGTGTAGTCCATGAGACGTTGTCTGGGGATAAATCCGGCTTTTTTGATCAGTGTGTGAATCTGCTGCTCGGAAAGTCTGAAGCTTACTCCGGCTGCCTTGACCACGTTCTCTTCAATCATTGTGGACCCGAAATCGTTCCCGCCGTAATAAAGGGCCAGTTGAGAAATCTTCGGGCCCATGGTTACCCATGAAACCTGCAGATTGTCGAAATTGTCCAGCACAATGCGCGAAACAGCAAGCATGCGCAGGTATTCAACACTGGTCATTTTGCGGGCATTGGGAATATTGGTGTTGTCCGGCTGGAAAGTCCAGGGGATGAACGCTGTGAAGCCCCCGGTGCGGTCCTGAACCTCGCGCAGGGCAAAGAGATGCTTAACCCTGTCCGCAGGTGTTTCCTCGTGTCCGAACATCATTGTCGCGGTAGTCCTCAAGCCCATATTGTGCGCGGTTTCCATAACCTCAAGCCATCTGGATGCGGAGCACTTCCTCGGTGCGATTTTCTTGCGCACCTCATCTACCAGAATTTCAGCCCCGCCGCCCGGAATTGATGCCAGCCCGGCATCGATCAGGCGCTTCAGCACTTCTTCTATGGATATGCCCTCAAGTTCGCTGAAATAGACTACTTCCGGCGGGGAAAAGGCGTGGATATGGATCGGGTAGTTGTCTTTGATGAACCGGAGCATTTCCTCGTAGAATGTGAGCGGCAGATCCGGGTTGTGCCCACCCTGCATGAGTATCTGGGTGCCGCCGAGGTCGAGTGTCTCCTGAATTTTCATTCCCAGTTCTTCACGGCTGATGACAAAACCTCCGTCCTGTCCGGGAGCCTTGAAGAAGGCGCAGAATCTGCACCCGCATTCACATATATTGGAATAGTTTATATTGCGGTCTATTACATATGTGACGATCGGTTCCGGATGTTTTTTCATCCGTATTCCATGTGCGAGGTTGGCCAGGTCGAAAAGGTCGGCCTTTTCAAGAAGGGCCAGAGCTTCAGCAAAATCAATGCGTTCCCCGGCTTCGATTTTCGCAAATATATCCGTAAGTTCAGCAGGACTTTGAGTCAAATTCATCATGATAGCTTTACCTTCTGTAAACAGGACCGGCAGGGTCCTTTGGAGCATGAGTTTTACCGGACCGGGAAAGTGGCCGTTATTCCGCAGGGGATCATACTTCGTTGAAGACGGCATCCCTTTCAACGGGAACAAATCCGCAGCCCCTGATCATTTCCTCAAGCTCGGTACGGCTTAACGCCTGGCTGGAGGAGGCTCCGGCCATGTGTCCTATTTTTTCTTCCACCACGGTGCCATCGAAATCATCGGCTCCGAAATGAAGTGCCGTCTGGGCCAGCTTGACTCCCAGCATTACCCAGTAGGCTTTGACATGGGGAATGTTGTCGAGCATGAGCCTGCTCACCGCGATGGTCCGAAGCTCTTCAACACCGGTCAGCGGTTCATCTATTTTCAGGCGGCTGTTTTCCGGCAGAAAGGGCAGGGGGATGAAACAGTTGAACCCTCCGCTCTTGTCCTGCTGGAGGCGCAGTCTGTTCAGGTGGTCGATTCTCTGCTCAGCTGTTTCAATGTGTCCGAACAGCATTGTGCAGTTGGTTGTGTAACCCAGTTCATGGGCTTCGCCGTGTATGCGCAGCCAGCTGTCGGCATCTATTTTTTTAGGGCAGAGTTTTTGCCGTATCTCGGGATCGAATATTTCCGCACCGCCTCCGGGCATCATCTCCACACCGACTTCCCGCAGTTT
This window harbors:
- the rplN gene encoding 50S ribosomal protein L14, giving the protein MIQVESKLDVADNSGAKQVSCIKVLGGSKRRYASVGDIIVVSVKEAMPHSKVKKGAVMKAVVVRTKKEIGRPDGSYIKFDNNSAVLLNNSMEPLGTRIFGPVARELRAAGFMKIVSLAPEVL
- the rplX gene encoding 50S ribosomal protein L24, translated to MNKIHVDDKVMVIAGKDKGKIGKVLKISRKKDTVLIEQVNMVSRHTKPNPYANQPGGIVEKEAPVHISNVQVVCPSCTKATRVGVRETEDGKNVRFCKKCNEIID
- the rplE gene encoding 50S ribosomal protein L5, coding for MTRLEKIYTDKVAPALNKEFGYKSSMEIPGIKAISLNIGLGEASQNSKLIDGAVDELTALSGQKAVVTRAKKSIAAFKLREGMPVGSRVTLRRELMWDFLDKLISFALPRVRDFRGIPDKGFDGRGNFTLGIKELTIFPEIQLDRVEVTKGMNVTIVTSAKTDKEGKMLLELLGMPFKK
- a CDS encoding type Z 30S ribosomal protein S14; the protein is MARTALKVKAKRKPKFKVREYNRCPICGRPRAFLRKYGICRICFREKALAGELPGVRKASW
- the rpsH gene encoding 30S ribosomal protein S8, producing the protein MPVVDPIADMLTRIRNAHGAYHKSVCIPGSNIKTAIAGILKEEGYISDFETEGRDISLTLKYVDGKALISGMKKISKPGRRVFVGVEDIPSVLNGLGICILSTSKGVVDGAKAKELNVGGELLCEIW
- the rplF gene encoding 50S ribosomal protein L6, coding for MSRIGKKPIEIPAGVEVTVGAEVVSVKGPKGTITTPVHPMVSFNVADNAVEVKRSGDTRQERAQHGLHRSLLSNCIEGVTKGFSKTLEVVGVGYKVGVQGKNVVLNVGFSHPVNFELPAGIEATAEGNTKLTISGIDKQMVGEVAAQLRRVRPPEPYKGKGVKYIDEQIRRKAGKSGKK
- the rplR gene encoding 50S ribosomal protein L18 — encoded protein: MKMTKEQARRRKKIRIRKKISGTANRPRLVVFRSNKYIYAQLVDDLIGKTVTASSSKALAKDGEAVKLTCETAAAVGKDIAAKAKELNIEQVVFDRSGYIYHGRVKALADGAREGGLKF
- the rpsE gene encoding 30S ribosomal protein S5, yielding MEQNDLGLIEKIVYLNRVAKVVKGGRRFSFSALVVVGDGKGQVGFGLGKANEVPEAIRKASEKARKEMIAVPLLDGTLPYEVLGRYGAGRVMLKPASKGTGIIAGGPVRAVLEVVGVHDILTKAIGTNNPHNVLRATIAGLASLRSADEVSQLRGKTVVTPRK
- the rpmD gene encoding 50S ribosomal protein L30, yielding MLKVKLVRSKIGCTPKQRATLKAMGLRKIRQEKSFDDTSSTRGMISKVEHLVEVTKS
- the rplO gene encoding 50S ribosomal protein L15, producing MRLHEIYPFEEERKNRKRVGRGGGSGWGGTSGKGHKGQNARSGGGVPAWFEGGQMPLARRLPKRGFKNPFREEYASLNVGQILGAFEGKTEITLDDIYERGLCKKGALVKVLGMGEVSGAVTIEAHRFSASAAEKITKAGGTAKALEG
- the secY gene encoding preprotein translocase subunit SecY is translated as MALSGVDNLSRMPELKKKIFWTFLLLAVYRVGIHIPVPGVDSSALADFFESVSNTLFGLFDMFSGGGLRNLSIFALGIMPYISASIIIQLLNVVSPELKRLSQEGAQGRKKITQYTRYGTVLITIVQGFGIAIGLESMTSPTGAPIVLHAGWSFRLITILTLTAGTVFLMWLGEQMTEKGIGNGISMIIFAGIVAGLPRAIFNTVRLMQAGEITLFLLLFVMVFMIAILAFIVFMERGQRRVPIHYAKRMMGRKMMGGQTTHLPLRINTAGVIPPIFASSILMFPATLANFFPKNEVLSQVSAYFRPDAIIYNVIYISLIIFFCYFYTAIIFDPKGIAENIQKQGGFIPGIRPGAKTREYIDRVLARITLWGSLYVAAICVLPMIMISQLNVPFYFGGTALLIVVGVAMDFMGKIESYMISRQYEGLMGKGSKLKGR
- the map gene encoding type I methionyl aminopeptidase, with product MKKYRGIYLKNDKEIGLMREANRLVSKILDMLGEAIRPGITTMDLEKIACKACDDFDVKPAFKGYHGFPFALCCSVNEEIVHGFPSDKRILNVGDIVSIDMGVIFQGFYGDSARTYPVGDVSDEISRLLDVTRESLMLGIKQAIPGNNLYDISKAVQDYAEAEGFGVVRRFVGHGIGRNLHEKPEVPNFVPSGLPGVQLKSGMVLAIEPMVTQGSYDIEILEDRWTAVTKDRKLSAHFEHTVAVTVDGPVILSLS
- the rpmJ gene encoding 50S ribosomal protein L36, giving the protein MKVRPSVKKICPKCKVIRRKGVLRVICENPRHKQRQG
- the rpsM gene encoding 30S ribosomal protein S13, coding for MARIAGVDLPRNKRLDIALTYIYGVGRTTALKILDTVGIDWTISTDDLSGEQVNTIRKELEDNYKVEGDLRRDQIADIKRLMDIGCYRGLRHRRGLPVRGQSSKTNARTRKGPRRSVMSRKKK
- the rpsK gene encoding 30S ribosomal protein S11, which produces MARPRRSGKKKEKKNVPVGIAHVKATFNNTIITFTDLKGNVISWATSGASGFKGSRKSTPFAAQVAAETAARKAQDQGMRTVGIFVKGPGSGREAAMRAIGNVGMKVSFIRDITPIPHNGCRPPKRRRV